One Deltaproteobacteria bacterium DNA window includes the following coding sequences:
- a CDS encoding tetratricopeptide repeat protein: protein MRFGRLRSAMGWLAVVAACLLLPCLDGGGAARAEPSGAAARARQHHRAGKAAYAQGDYAAAVREFSRGYELDPRPAFLLNIAQSHRGLGDRAQAIRYYEAFLKAAPTSPLRAQVEEIVRELQPPAVEAPVDPSPPVAAAPRVPSARRRADPPAEAPPAKSAVARPFYRRWWFWTAVSAVAVAGAGIGIGIYAGSRSPSYVPEGGLGAVRW from the coding sequence ATGCGATTCGGGCGACTGCGGAGTGCGATGGGGTGGCTCGCCGTGGTGGCGGCTTGCCTGCTGCTGCCGTGCCTCGACGGGGGCGGCGCGGCGCGCGCTGAGCCATCGGGCGCTGCGGCTAGGGCCCGCCAGCATCACCGGGCCGGCAAGGCGGCCTATGCGCAGGGAGACTACGCGGCGGCGGTGCGGGAGTTCAGCCGGGGGTACGAGCTGGATCCGCGCCCCGCGTTCCTGCTCAACATCGCGCAGTCGCATCGGGGCCTGGGGGATCGCGCGCAGGCCATTCGTTACTACGAGGCGTTTCTCAAGGCCGCGCCGACCTCCCCGTTGCGGGCGCAGGTGGAGGAGATCGTGCGAGAACTTCAACCTCCGGCGGTCGAGGCTCCCGTGGATCCGTCGCCGCCGGTCGCGGCGGCGCCGCGGGTTCCGAGCGCGCGCCGGCGAGCGGACCCTCCGGCCGAGGCGCCTCCGGCAAAATCTGCCGTCGCGCGGCCGTTCTATCGCCGGTGGTGGTTCTGGACCGCGGTGTCGGCCGTGGCTGTGGCGGGGGCCGGGATAGGGATCGGGATCTACGCGGGGAGTCGCTCTCCGTCCTATGTCCCGGAGGGGGGGCTGGGCGCGGTTCGGTGGTGA
- a CDS encoding ATP-dependent Clp protease ATP-binding subunit has translation MALPHDESLQRVIDEAGELAARGGTPYSSGHLLLALLGREGPARQLLLDRGLSAGRLTEQLTALGADSEAGEVVTLVRDRCARLAQSCGARTVDPLHLLIVLCTLRESLGYRTLAGAGLDPASLRSAALAVATGGPHLHRRSTAARTRPPLSGTVAPPVDPESPPGDARTPEAESVAEPTPGEDATTPPRGRLRRRAEARRDPRVTRGGSGASAADPPRCLPTLDASRFPTLTALGRNLSLAAARGELEPLVGRRALVEQILDILGKRRANNPCLVGEPGVGKTALVEGLAYLQASSPEEVPFLDGRQLVELNMGALLSGTQLRGSFSERMAALRAEVEAAEGSVIVFLDEIHTLVGAGAVGEGALDAVGELSASMAQGKFPCIGATTADSFKRYIEEAPALVRRLVPVVVPEPSDEETLAILRGVAPSYARHHRVEILPEALDAAVRLSGRYITDRFLPDKAIGMLDLAGSRARRRGLKTVGRAEVAHIVAESAGMPPDRLLMTDTERFLRMEGFLRERVVGHDEVLKRVAEVIRRNYAGFATDRPIGSFLFLGPTGVGKTELVKVLADFLFQNRDALCRFDMSEFMEPHSVARLIGSPPGYVGHEEGGQLTEAVRGKPYQIVLLDEVEKAHREVLQVLLQLLDDGRLTDGRGRTVDFSHTVVVLTSNLGSELYERRRGPIGFGLSASSDTGADAEWERVTQEVLAAARRAFPIELWNRIEQRLVFQPLTRPQVLAVARLLVADSSRRLEQEKQIRFEATEAALDYLIDHGGFDPLLGARPMRTTIQRLIEGPVAEQILAGRARAGDTLRVDREGETLVVSRMLAEGGTRPEEEGGSRPA, from the coding sequence ATGGCGTTGCCCCACGACGAATCCCTCCAACGGGTCATCGACGAGGCGGGGGAGCTGGCCGCCCGAGGCGGTACACCCTACTCGAGCGGTCACCTGTTGCTCGCGCTCCTCGGGCGCGAAGGGCCCGCACGCCAGCTCCTCCTCGACCGCGGGTTGAGCGCGGGTCGGCTCACAGAACAGCTCACCGCGCTCGGCGCCGACTCCGAGGCGGGCGAGGTCGTGACCCTCGTCCGAGACCGCTGCGCGCGACTGGCCCAGAGCTGCGGCGCGCGCACCGTGGATCCGCTGCACCTGCTCATCGTCCTCTGCACGCTCCGTGAATCGCTCGGGTACCGCACGCTCGCTGGAGCCGGATTGGATCCGGCCAGCCTGCGGAGCGCGGCGCTCGCCGTCGCCACCGGAGGTCCGCACCTCCACCGCCGGAGTACTGCCGCTCGAACTCGACCTCCGTTGTCCGGGACCGTGGCGCCACCTGTGGATCCGGAGTCTCCGCCCGGCGACGCACGCACCCCAGAGGCAGAATCGGTCGCCGAGCCGACGCCCGGCGAGGACGCGACGACCCCTCCGCGGGGACGCCTCCGCCGCCGCGCCGAGGCACGCCGCGACCCGCGCGTCACCCGTGGAGGCTCCGGCGCCTCGGCAGCGGATCCGCCCCGTTGCCTCCCCACGCTCGACGCCTCTCGCTTCCCCACCCTGACCGCGCTCGGTCGGAATCTCTCCCTCGCCGCGGCGCGCGGGGAACTCGAGCCTCTGGTTGGGCGGCGCGCGCTCGTCGAGCAGATCCTGGACATCCTGGGGAAGCGTCGCGCGAATAACCCCTGTCTCGTGGGAGAGCCCGGCGTCGGCAAGACGGCGCTCGTCGAGGGGCTGGCGTACCTGCAGGCCAGCTCGCCGGAGGAGGTGCCCTTTCTCGACGGGCGCCAGCTCGTGGAGCTCAACATGGGGGCCCTGCTCTCCGGCACCCAGCTCCGTGGATCCTTCTCCGAGCGCATGGCCGCACTGCGCGCGGAGGTGGAGGCCGCGGAGGGATCCGTGATCGTCTTTCTGGACGAGATCCACACTCTCGTGGGGGCCGGGGCCGTCGGAGAGGGCGCGCTCGACGCCGTGGGCGAGCTCAGCGCGTCGATGGCGCAGGGCAAGTTCCCCTGCATCGGGGCGACCACCGCCGACAGCTTCAAGCGCTACATCGAGGAAGCTCCGGCCCTGGTGCGCCGCCTCGTGCCGGTGGTGGTCCCGGAGCCCTCCGACGAGGAAACGCTCGCCATCCTGCGCGGCGTGGCCCCGTCGTACGCGCGCCACCACCGGGTCGAGATCCTCCCCGAGGCGCTGGACGCCGCGGTGCGGCTCTCGGGCCGCTACATCACCGACCGCTTCCTGCCGGACAAGGCCATCGGCATGCTGGACCTGGCTGGAAGCCGCGCGCGCCGCCGCGGCCTCAAGACCGTGGGACGGGCCGAGGTCGCGCACATCGTCGCGGAGAGCGCCGGGATGCCGCCGGATCGCCTGCTCATGACCGACACCGAGCGCTTCCTCCGCATGGAGGGCTTCCTGCGCGAGCGCGTCGTCGGGCACGACGAGGTCCTCAAGCGGGTCGCGGAGGTCATCCGCCGGAACTACGCCGGCTTCGCGACCGACCGGCCCATCGGCTCCTTCCTCTTTCTGGGCCCCACCGGGGTCGGCAAGACCGAGCTCGTAAAGGTCCTGGCCGACTTCCTCTTCCAGAACCGCGACGCCCTCTGCCGCTTCGACATGAGCGAGTTCATGGAGCCCCACAGCGTCGCGCGACTCATCGGCTCTCCCCCGGGCTACGTCGGCCACGAGGAGGGCGGCCAGCTCACCGAGGCCGTGCGCGGCAAGCCCTACCAGATCGTGCTCCTCGACGAGGTCGAGAAGGCGCATCGGGAGGTCCTCCAGGTGCTTCTGCAGCTGCTCGACGACGGACGTCTGACGGACGGTCGCGGCCGCACCGTGGACTTTTCCCACACGGTGGTCGTCCTCACCTCGAACCTCGGTAGCGAGCTCTACGAGCGTCGACGAGGCCCGATCGGCTTCGGGCTCTCGGCCAGCTCGGACACCGGGGCGGACGCCGAATGGGAGCGCGTGACCCAGGAGGTGCTGGCCGCCGCACGCCGCGCCTTTCCCATCGAGCTCTGGAACCGGATCGAACAGCGGCTCGTCTTCCAGCCGCTCACGCGGCCGCAGGTGCTCGCCGTGGCCCGCCTCCTCGTCGCCGACTCGAGCCGCCGCCTGGAGCAGGAGAAGCAGATCCGCTTCGAGGCCACCGAGGCCGCGCTGGATTACCTCATCGACCACGGCGGCTTCGACCCCCTGCTCGGCGCGCGGCCGATGCGCACGACGATCCAGCGATTGATCGAAGGGCCTGTGGCAGAACAGATCCTCGCCGGTCGTGCCCGCGCGGGAGATACGCTGCGCGTGGATCGTGAGGGGGAAACGCTGGTGGTGAGTCGGATGCTCGCCGAAGGGGGAACGCGGCCCGAGGAGGAGGGCGGCTCGCGACCGGCCTAG